In Allomuricauda ruestringensis DSM 13258, the following proteins share a genomic window:
- a CDS encoding serine hydrolase domain-containing protein, which yields MGHLFTHIKNLFSTFPKVKPLEGLHGPEKANVLFHNLVAEQKVPGLAVIILDNGEKVLQKGYGFADLENRDKVDPKRTVFRIASISKCITGLALGKMVEDGIVDLNESFYNYVPYYPRKKYDFTLRQLAGHTAGIRGYRGKEFALNQDYSIKDGIKVFKNDPLFFKPGTSYLYNSFDYVLLSLAMQEASGVPFQDYVKEHILIPLELKNTFSPKDFNVSSSLSTTLKINSQVENKTQFYTKRALCFTKAVEVNNTYKLAGGGYLSTCEDVAKLGQSVLERKLLKKETYDQLFTSQIVDGKSTYYGLGFQVSQDNNGRKFVGHVGSSVGAYTNLFIYPEQEKVIAILINCTDPKVQKELDLAIDAIFDGTV from the coding sequence TTGGGACATCTTTTCACGCATATCAAAAATCTGTTTTCAACATTTCCAAAAGTCAAACCATTGGAAGGATTGCACGGGCCGGAAAAAGCCAACGTCCTTTTCCATAACCTTGTAGCAGAGCAAAAAGTGCCAGGTTTGGCCGTTATCATTCTGGATAATGGTGAGAAAGTACTTCAAAAAGGGTATGGATTTGCCGATTTGGAAAACAGGGATAAGGTCGACCCTAAACGTACGGTTTTCCGCATTGCGAGCATTTCTAAATGCATCACGGGATTGGCTTTGGGCAAAATGGTGGAGGATGGGATTGTGGACTTGAATGAATCTTTTTACAACTATGTGCCTTACTACCCCAGAAAGAAATATGATTTCACGCTTCGGCAATTGGCAGGCCATACTGCGGGAATTCGCGGATATCGAGGAAAAGAATTTGCCTTGAATCAGGATTACTCCATCAAAGATGGAATAAAAGTCTTTAAAAATGACCCCTTGTTTTTTAAACCTGGAACTAGCTATCTCTACAATAGTTTCGATTATGTGTTGCTGTCCTTGGCCATGCAAGAAGCGAGCGGAGTACCGTTCCAAGATTATGTAAAAGAACATATTTTGATTCCCTTGGAATTAAAAAACACCTTTTCCCCAAAGGATTTTAATGTTAGTTCGAGTCTTTCGACTACGCTCAAGATAAACTCACAAGTCGAGAACAAAACCCAATTCTACACCAAACGAGCGTTGTGTTTTACCAAAGCCGTAGAGGTGAACAATACCTATAAATTGGCAGGAGGTGGATACTTATCAACCTGTGAAGATGTTGCCAAATTAGGTCAGTCCGTTTTGGAGCGCAAGTTGCTCAAAAAGGAAACTTATGATCAGTTGTTTACATCTCAAATTGTGGATGGCAAATCAACTTACTACGGTCTAGGGTTTCAAGTGAGTCAAGATAACAATGGCAGAAAATTTGTAGGGCACGTTGGAAGTAGCGTTGGGGCTTATACCAACCTTTTTATTTATCCCGAACAGGAAAAAGTGATTGCTATTCTCATTAATTGCACTGACCCAAAAGTCCAAAAAGAATTGGACCTAGCCATTGATGCCATTTTTGATGGTACGGTCTAA
- a CDS encoding head GIN domain-containing protein yields the protein MARHTVDVPEFSTITVFENLNMVLKQGEEQKVEIETGEYLINDVSAVVEDNRLVLRNENGCNYVRDYGLTTVYVTSPNITEIRSSTGLLISSEGVLSYPSLNLVAESYSNTESETTDGSFDLNLNSTTVKIVVNGVAYLKLRGNTENFNVIVAASDSRIEAEDLIADRIGISHRGSNDVYVNPQLRIDGVIRGTGDVISVNRPPEVEVEELYNGKLIFQD from the coding sequence TTGGCACGCCATACAGTAGATGTTCCTGAATTTAGTACCATTACTGTTTTTGAAAACCTAAATATGGTATTGAAACAGGGCGAGGAACAAAAGGTAGAGATTGAAACCGGGGAATATCTTATAAATGATGTTTCTGCCGTTGTAGAGGATAATCGCCTTGTCCTTAGAAACGAGAATGGTTGCAATTACGTCCGGGATTATGGATTGACCACCGTTTATGTTACATCGCCAAACATCACAGAAATTCGCAGTAGCACAGGGCTGTTGATTTCCAGCGAAGGCGTGTTGAGTTATCCAAGCCTAAATTTGGTTGCTGAAAGCTATTCGAATACTGAAAGCGAAACAACGGATGGCTCTTTTGATTTGAACCTTAATTCCACTACGGTAAAAATTGTGGTGAATGGGGTAGCTTACCTTAAGCTTAGGGGAAATACTGAAAATTTTAATGTTATCGTGGCCGCAAGTGATTCCAGAATTGAGGCAGAGGACTTAATCGCTGATAGGATTGGTATTAGTCACAGGGGTTCCAATGATGTCTATGTTAACCCTCAGCTACGGATAGACGGTGTTATTCGAGGGACAGGCGATGTGATAAGCGTTAATCGTCCACCAGAAGTGGAAGTGGAGGAACTTTACAATGGGAAGTTGATTTTCCAAGATTGA
- a CDS encoding acyloxyacyl hydrolase yields the protein MRCLLSLLVFLTSFFGLCQTDDAPKDFVLDANQFYGSILLHNPDISHLITNHPGGVILGVSRKTYGHKEWETDFGYPDTGYTFVYQNTNNSTLGEHFGVYGHYNFYFFKRNVQLRVAQGLAYTNNPYDKDKNFRNNAYGSHILSSTLLMLNYHKENIFAGLGVNAGLSFIHYSNANFKAPNTSTNTFAINFGLTYNLDEETNYEYLVPEPKGIITEPIRYNLVLRGGANESDVINMGRYGFATISAYADKRLGKRNAIQLGTDVFFSNFIKELIRYQSIAFPELDVDADTDYKRVGLFLGHELFVNKMSVVAQLGYYVYYPFDFEGRMYNRIGMKRYFGDKIFGAITLKSHGAKAEAIEFGIGIRL from the coding sequence ATGAGGTGCCTACTTAGCCTATTAGTATTTTTGACTTCATTTTTTGGGTTGTGCCAAACGGATGATGCTCCAAAGGATTTTGTATTGGATGCGAACCAATTCTATGGTTCCATTCTTCTGCACAATCCGGATATTTCACATTTGATCACCAATCATCCAGGAGGGGTAATTTTGGGTGTCAGCAGAAAAACATACGGGCACAAAGAATGGGAGACCGATTTTGGGTATCCGGATACAGGTTACACATTTGTCTATCAAAACACCAATAATTCAACTCTCGGGGAACATTTTGGGGTGTACGGGCACTATAATTTCTATTTCTTTAAAAGAAACGTTCAGTTACGGGTGGCACAAGGGTTGGCATACACTAACAACCCTTATGACAAGGATAAAAATTTTAGGAACAATGCCTACGGCAGCCATATTTTGAGCAGTACTTTATTAATGCTGAATTATCATAAGGAAAATATTTTTGCAGGATTGGGGGTCAATGCTGGACTTTCATTCATTCATTATTCCAATGCAAATTTTAAGGCACCCAATACATCGACCAATACATTCGCCATAAATTTTGGATTGACTTATAATCTTGACGAGGAAACCAATTATGAATACCTAGTACCGGAACCTAAAGGGATAATAACAGAGCCTATACGTTATAACTTGGTACTCCGCGGCGGAGCCAACGAAAGTGATGTAATCAATATGGGACGTTATGGCTTTGCCACTATATCTGCTTATGCCGATAAACGTTTGGGCAAGCGAAATGCTATTCAATTGGGAACGGATGTTTTCTTTTCTAACTTTATAAAGGAGTTGATCAGGTATCAGTCTATTGCATTCCCAGAGTTGGACGTGGATGCGGATACCGATTATAAAAGAGTGGGACTTTTTCTTGGTCATGAACTCTTCGTAAACAAAATGAGTGTTGTGGCCCAGTTGGGATACTATGTATATTACCCTTTTGATTTTGAGGGAAGGATGTACAACCGAATTGGGATGAAAAGATATTTTGGAGATAAGATTTTTGGTGCCATCACATTAAAATCACATGGGGCTAAAGCAGAGGCCATAGAATTTGGAATAGGAATCAGGTTATGA
- the metF gene encoding methylenetetrahydrofolate reductase [NAD(P)H]: MKITDYIKRANGETLFSFEIVPPIKGKSIQELYKNIDPLMEFKPPFIDVTTSREEYIYKEKDGLLDKKLTRTRPGTLGICASLKHKYNVDTVPHVLCGGFTKEETEYLLVDCQYLEIENVMALRGDARKEEKYFTPTEGGHQYATELVKQIQDINEGNYLHDTIESTDLSSFCIGVAGYPEKHMEAPSLQSDLKRLKQKVDLGADYVVTQMFFDNQKFFDFVKAAREMGIDVPIIPGIKPIAVKRHLQLLPQVFSIDLPQDLIDAVEACNNNKEVRQVGVEWAIQQSKELREAGVPVLHYYSMGKSDNVKAIAKEIF; this comes from the coding sequence ATGAAAATTACCGACTATATAAAAAGGGCGAACGGGGAAACCCTTTTCAGTTTTGAGATTGTGCCACCCATAAAAGGAAAAAGCATTCAAGAGCTCTACAAAAATATTGACCCTTTGATGGAGTTCAAGCCCCCTTTTATTGATGTGACCACCTCTAGGGAAGAATACATTTATAAGGAGAAGGATGGTCTGTTGGATAAAAAACTGACCCGTACACGTCCGGGAACTTTGGGCATCTGTGCCTCATTAAAGCATAAGTACAATGTGGATACCGTTCCCCATGTACTTTGTGGTGGTTTCACGAAGGAAGAAACGGAATACCTTTTAGTGGATTGCCAGTATTTGGAGATAGAAAATGTAATGGCGTTGCGAGGCGATGCCCGAAAAGAGGAAAAATATTTTACCCCAACAGAAGGTGGACACCAGTATGCCACGGAATTGGTAAAGCAAATTCAGGATATTAACGAGGGTAATTATTTGCACGATACCATCGAATCAACTGATTTGAGCAGTTTTTGCATTGGTGTGGCGGGTTACCCCGAAAAGCACATGGAAGCCCCATCCTTACAATCCGATTTAAAACGTTTAAAGCAAAAAGTGGATCTAGGAGCCGATTATGTGGTAACCCAGATGTTTTTTGACAACCAAAAATTCTTTGATTTTGTTAAGGCTGCCCGTGAAATGGGCATCGATGTTCCGATTATACCAGGAATAAAACCCATTGCCGTTAAAAGACACCTTCAGCTATTGCCACAAGTATTCAGTATAGACTTGCCACAAGATCTGATTGATGCTGTCGAAGCTTGCAATAACAATAAAGAAGTGCGTCAGGTTGGAGTGGAATGGGCCATTCAGCAATCCAAAGAATTGAGGGAAGCTGGGGTTCCTGTACTGCATTACTACTCCATGGGAAAATCAGATAATGTAAAGGCTATCGCCAAGGAGATTTTTTAA